A single window of Thermodesulfobacteriota bacterium DNA harbors:
- a CDS encoding sigma-54 dependent transcriptional regulator → MRVLIIEDDPALCRSLEIQLRRVGHEARCSGGARGGLAAAREWLPDAVLLDLNLPDGHGLELLPSLVAGGLPVVIVTGDPANRAAVEAMRGGAFDYLRKPFDLEDLFRVVDRIAGEPRPAPRPDPGWAEEPEEAWEMLGQDPKILELHKRLGLLARSRVPVLIQGESGTGKELAARILHRAATPDGPFVAVNCSAVVPSLVESEFFGHEKGAFTGADQRKLGKVEHAAGGTLFFDEIGEMPLHLQAKFLRVLQELEFVRVGGLRSIPVQARFLAATNRDLTTAVRAGTFREDLYHRLGVVAVTIPPLRERRGDIPVLSQGLLGRIASKLGRTATRLSEDALRLLSSQQWPGNVRELENVITRALALSPSATLSADELRFHLATTGGEPPPSRTPTTLADAERDHIARTLAAQGWNISRTARTLEISPTTLRKKIQDYSLRLAPDPAPISSYGP, encoded by the coding sequence ATGAGAGTGCTGATCATCGAAGACGACCCGGCCCTGTGCCGCTCCCTGGAGATCCAGTTGCGCCGGGTGGGCCACGAAGCCCGGTGCAGCGGGGGAGCACGAGGGGGCCTCGCCGCGGCGCGGGAGTGGCTGCCCGACGCAGTGCTCCTGGACCTGAACCTGCCCGACGGCCACGGCTTGGAGCTGCTTCCCTCCCTGGTGGCGGGGGGCCTGCCCGTGGTCATCGTGACCGGGGACCCGGCCAATCGCGCTGCGGTCGAGGCCATGCGGGGGGGAGCCTTCGATTACTTGCGCAAGCCCTTCGATCTGGAGGACCTGTTCCGGGTCGTCGACCGCATCGCCGGCGAACCGCGACCTGCCCCGCGGCCGGACCCCGGGTGGGCCGAGGAACCCGAAGAGGCGTGGGAGATGTTGGGCCAGGACCCCAAGATCCTCGAGCTCCACAAGCGACTCGGGCTGCTGGCCCGCAGCCGGGTTCCGGTCCTCATCCAGGGGGAGAGCGGCACGGGAAAGGAGCTCGCCGCCCGGATCCTGCACCGCGCCGCGACGCCGGACGGCCCCTTCGTGGCGGTGAACTGCTCGGCCGTAGTACCGTCCCTCGTGGAGAGCGAGTTCTTCGGGCACGAGAAGGGGGCGTTTACCGGCGCCGACCAGCGCAAGCTCGGCAAGGTGGAGCACGCGGCCGGAGGCACGCTCTTCTTCGACGAGATCGGGGAGATGCCCCTGCACCTCCAAGCGAAGTTCCTGCGCGTGCTCCAAGAGCTCGAGTTCGTGCGCGTGGGGGGACTGCGATCCATCCCTGTCCAGGCGCGGTTCCTGGCCGCGACCAATCGCGACCTGACCACGGCGGTTCGGGCGGGCACCTTCCGGGAGGACCTCTACCACCGGCTCGGCGTGGTCGCCGTGACCATACCGCCCCTGCGGGAGCGCCGGGGGGACATCCCGGTCCTGTCCCAGGGGCTCCTGGGCCGCATCGCCAGCAAACTGGGCCGGACTGCGACCCGCCTGTCGGAGGACGCGCTGCGGCTCCTCTCCTCCCAGCAGTGGCCCGGCAACGTGCGGGAGTTGGAGAACGTGATCACCCGGGCTCTCGCACTCTCCCCGAGCGCCACCCTCTCCGCCGATGAGCTCCGGTTCCACCTGGCCACCACCGGCGGGGAGCCCCCCCCCTCTCGGACCCCGACGACCCTGGCAGACGCGGAGCGCGACCACATTGCCCGCACCTTGGCCGCCCAGGGCTGGAACATCAGCCGCACGGCCCGGACCCTGGAGATATCCCCGACGACGCTGCGAAAAAAGATCCAGGACTACTCCTTGCGGCTCGCCCCCGATCCGGCGCCGATCTCCTCCTACGGCCCATAG
- a CDS encoding sensor histidine kinase, producing the protein MGTSERRGPRKKPRRLPCSDLSCRILLCMAAVGVLPVVVMALEGHYFGRRALYDSERGHLGFALQSRAIWLKEWLHFTRNEFFHTAQEHSPVPSHALPGDPVSAESVESALRFLARGHARYAMLSAYDARWNLLAELTDSPASGSAPRLPADLRHALETSDQFAVSSEFFFDGDHVVVPLGQPVLGPDGTRAGYIVAGLDLTHSLRRILGNSSDFGETGRLTLLNGKGLCLVPPSNRPELAGRPSGVPGEVLRPPFGEIRHYRDSRGVQVMGVAAPLEEMGWVLVAQVDEAEAMHWLNLGAVVGMGTGGLTVVAVSLLAFRTSRRLTRGLRELAGVAQKISAGHLTERAPDFRDTEAHELSEAFNHMLDRIEVGRRALGRSASLAAVGELSASIVHEMRNPLAAVKLNLQGLQQMLPEDPAAGEAAGIALEQARRLEDMLSDLLHFGRPLELRRRPVYLQAMAKEILPLVQQEAQEKGVSFRVQDGLGQEELWVDPELLARALTNLLTNAVQWSPPGATVHLAGARVSGASEWFSLSVEDEGPGVPPERRERLFRPFFTTRPGGTGLGLANVRKIVEHHGGTVFLDAAANGGARFTLHLPFRGEAP; encoded by the coding sequence ATGGGGACGAGCGAGCGGCGCGGCCCGCGGAAGAAGCCTCGTCGGCTGCCGTGCAGCGACCTCTCCTGTCGCATTCTGTTGTGCATGGCAGCGGTCGGCGTGCTGCCGGTCGTGGTCATGGCCTTGGAGGGTCACTACTTCGGCCGGCGAGCCCTCTACGACTCGGAGAGGGGACATCTCGGCTTCGCCTTGCAGTCCCGCGCCATCTGGCTCAAGGAGTGGCTCCACTTCACTCGCAACGAGTTCTTCCATACCGCTCAGGAGCACTCCCCGGTCCCGTCCCACGCCCTTCCCGGCGACCCCGTCTCGGCCGAATCCGTCGAGAGCGCGCTGCGCTTCTTGGCCAGGGGGCACGCCCGGTATGCCATGCTCTCGGCCTACGATGCTCGTTGGAACCTGCTCGCCGAACTGACCGACTCCCCGGCCTCCGGGTCCGCGCCCCGCCTCCCCGCCGATCTGCGGCACGCCTTGGAGACCTCGGACCAGTTCGCGGTCTCCTCCGAGTTCTTCTTCGACGGCGACCACGTGGTCGTTCCCCTCGGCCAGCCGGTGCTCGGGCCCGACGGCACGCGCGCCGGCTATATCGTCGCAGGCCTCGACCTCACCCACTCTCTGCGGCGCATCCTGGGGAACTCGAGCGATTTCGGAGAGACCGGGCGCCTGACCCTGCTCAACGGCAAGGGTCTGTGCCTCGTCCCGCCCAGCAACCGGCCAGAACTCGCGGGTAGACCCAGCGGCGTGCCCGGCGAGGTCCTCCGGCCCCCCTTCGGGGAGATCCGCCACTACCGCGACAGCCGGGGCGTCCAAGTCATGGGCGTGGCCGCGCCCCTGGAGGAGATGGGGTGGGTGCTGGTGGCCCAGGTGGACGAGGCCGAGGCGATGCACTGGCTGAACCTGGGGGCCGTCGTGGGCATGGGCACCGGAGGGCTCACGGTGGTGGCGGTCTCGCTCCTGGCCTTTCGCACCTCCCGCAGGCTCACCCGCGGCCTTCGAGAGCTCGCCGGGGTCGCCCAGAAGATCTCCGCCGGCCACCTGACCGAGCGGGCCCCGGACTTCCGCGACACCGAGGCCCACGAGCTGAGCGAGGCCTTCAACCACATGCTGGACCGCATCGAGGTGGGGCGGAGGGCCTTGGGCCGGTCCGCCTCGCTGGCCGCGGTGGGCGAGCTGAGCGCCAGCATCGTCCACGAGATGCGTAACCCCCTGGCGGCCGTAAAGCTCAACCTCCAGGGGCTGCAGCAGATGCTCCCGGAGGACCCGGCCGCCGGCGAGGCCGCCGGGATCGCCCTGGAGCAGGCCCGAAGGCTGGAGGACATGCTCTCCGATCTCCTCCACTTCGGCCGCCCCCTCGAGCTCCGGCGGCGCCCGGTGTATCTGCAGGCGATGGCCAAGGAGATCCTCCCACTGGTGCAGCAGGAGGCGCAGGAAAAGGGCGTCTCCTTCCGGGTCCAGGACGGACTCGGGCAGGAGGAGCTCTGGGTGGACCCCGAGCTCCTGGCGCGCGCCTTGACGAACCTGCTCACCAACGCCGTGCAGTGGTCGCCCCCCGGCGCCACCGTGCACCTTGCTGGAGCGCGCGTCTCCGGGGCATCGGAGTGGTTCTCCCTGTCGGTGGAAGACGAGGGCCCGGGCGTGCCGCCTGAGCGCCGGGAGCGTCTGTTCCGGCCCTTCTTCACCACTCGCCCGGGGGGCACGGGGCTGGGTCTGGCCAACGTGCGCAAGATCGTGGAGCACCACGGCGGCACGGTCTTCCTCGACGCGGCCGCCAACGGGGGGGCGAGGTTCACCCTGCATCTGCCGTTTCGGGGAGAGGCACCATGA
- a CDS encoding ankyrin repeat domain-containing protein translates to MALHYPGLRAAGTALFLLAASPAGAGAEPEGAAALLRAAREGDAGTVASLVTRGADPDARAKGGRTALLEAAGAGHAGAVAALLASGANPHLRDAEQRTALHAASARGAIEITQRLLERGVDPDPRDREGLTPLMLAAGGGHGPVVASLLAAGAQLETADGRGRTALLWAAVRGQPGALRQLLEAGADPGAADLEGVTPLLFALGLRHRDAVEALLRHGARAGVALRSSGTTALMLAAQQGEAEILRLLLGAGAEVNAADAGGVTALMGATGGGHTEAARVLLEAGAAVQARSRVGRTPAAYAAGAGHRDVLADLLARGADGGEPDKSGVTPLMLAAGGNHLGVLGLLLDGGVEVNAADRRGFTALTAAVWNGHRQAVELLLSRGANPQVPDLREGRTAVVWAAVRGDADILTRLIAHGAQVNQEDRQGRTPLMLAASGGHADAVGVLLRAGADPGATDGEGRTACQWALSKGHPQVADALRAAR, encoded by the coding sequence ATGGCCCTTCACTACCCGGGTCTCCGCGCCGCGGGGACCGCACTGTTTCTCCTCGCCGCCTCTCCCGCCGGGGCCGGTGCCGAGCCGGAAGGGGCTGCGGCCCTTCTGCGTGCTGCCCGCGAAGGAGATGCCGGGACGGTGGCTTCTCTGGTGACCCGTGGGGCCGACCCCGACGCCCGGGCCAAGGGTGGCCGGACCGCCCTCCTGGAGGCCGCCGGCGCCGGGCACGCGGGCGCCGTGGCGGCCCTGCTGGCGAGCGGCGCGAACCCCCACCTCCGGGACGCCGAGCAGCGCACCGCTCTGCACGCGGCGAGCGCCCGGGGGGCTATAGAGATTACCCAGAGGCTGCTGGAGCGGGGGGTGGACCCCGACCCCCGGGACCGGGAAGGGTTGACCCCGCTCATGCTCGCGGCCGGCGGCGGGCATGGGCCCGTGGTGGCGTCTCTCCTGGCCGCCGGCGCCCAGCTCGAAACGGCGGACGGCCGGGGCAGGACGGCGCTGCTCTGGGCCGCCGTTCGGGGCCAGCCGGGCGCCCTGCGCCAGCTCCTGGAGGCCGGCGCCGACCCTGGCGCCGCGGATTTGGAGGGCGTGACGCCGCTCCTCTTCGCCCTGGGGCTGCGGCACCGGGACGCGGTGGAAGCCCTGCTCCGCCACGGGGCGCGAGCCGGGGTCGCCCTGCGCAGCTCCGGCACCACCGCCCTGATGCTCGCCGCACAGCAGGGAGAGGCCGAGATCTTGCGCCTGCTCCTGGGGGCCGGCGCCGAGGTGAACGCCGCCGACGCCGGGGGCGTGACCGCCCTCATGGGCGCTACGGGGGGAGGGCACACCGAAGCGGCGCGGGTGCTCTTGGAGGCAGGCGCGGCGGTACAAGCCCGGAGCCGCGTCGGCCGCACGCCGGCGGCCTACGCGGCAGGCGCTGGGCACCGAGACGTGCTGGCCGACCTGCTGGCCCGGGGCGCGGACGGCGGGGAACCGGACAAGAGCGGGGTCACGCCGCTCATGCTCGCCGCCGGCGGCAACCACCTCGGGGTCCTGGGGCTGCTGCTGGATGGCGGCGTGGAGGTGAACGCCGCGGACCGCCGGGGGTTCACGGCCCTCACCGCCGCGGTCTGGAACGGCCATCGGCAGGCCGTGGAACTGCTCCTGTCCCGGGGCGCGAACCCCCAGGTCCCCGACCTCCGGGAGGGGCGCACCGCGGTGGTGTGGGCCGCCGTCCGGGGGGATGCGGACATCCTGACTCGGCTGATCGCCCACGGCGCCCAGGTGAACCAGGAGGACCGGCAGGGGCGAACGCCCTTGATGCTGGCCGCTTCCGGCGGGCACGCGGACGCCGTCGGGGTACTCCTGCGGGCCGGGGCGGACCCGGGGGCCACCGACGGCGAGGGGCGCACAGCCTGTCAGTGGGCCCTGTCGAAGGGGCACCCGCAGGTGGCGGACGCGCTGCGCGCCGCGCGGTGA
- the galT gene encoding galactose-1-phosphate uridylyltransferase → MSELRFDPLKRRWVIVAQERALKPADLVVPKPDVPSRNCPLCPGNEQYAGHEIFRVPGPGPTGWRVRVVPNKCPVLRVEGQLERTGRGLYDVVSGIGAHEVVVETADHHRSMADLGVEELRDVLVAYRARLADLRRDQRLRYLMLFKNHGVEAGARLDHAHSQIIAIPEIPVQIAVELRSAWEHFRRKERCLLCDVLRQEREAQDRLVLETARFTAFAPFASAFPFQVAVAPRAHAHDFTDVGDEDLLQLASALRDVLGRLKTVLEDPPYNLALHTAPPAHPRPGRTGLWDSLRQDWHWYLEIAPRLTRIAGFEWSTGFHINPVTPEEAARYLRERAG, encoded by the coding sequence ATGAGCGAGCTGCGGTTCGACCCCCTCAAGCGGCGCTGGGTCATCGTGGCGCAGGAGCGGGCGCTCAAGCCGGCGGACCTGGTGGTGCCCAAGCCCGATGTCCCGTCGCGCAACTGCCCCCTGTGCCCCGGCAACGAGCAGTACGCGGGCCACGAGATCTTTCGGGTTCCCGGGCCCGGGCCGACCGGGTGGAGGGTGCGGGTGGTGCCCAACAAGTGTCCGGTGCTCCGGGTGGAGGGGCAGCTGGAGCGCACGGGCCGTGGGCTCTACGACGTGGTGTCGGGCATCGGGGCCCACGAGGTGGTGGTGGAGACGGCGGACCACCATCGGTCCATGGCGGACCTGGGAGTGGAGGAGCTGCGCGACGTGCTCGTCGCGTACCGCGCCCGGCTGGCCGACCTGCGCCGGGACCAGCGGCTGCGCTACCTCATGCTCTTCAAGAACCACGGAGTGGAGGCGGGGGCGAGACTCGACCACGCCCACTCCCAGATCATCGCGATTCCCGAGATCCCGGTGCAGATCGCGGTAGAGCTGCGAAGCGCCTGGGAGCACTTCCGGCGCAAGGAGCGCTGTCTCCTGTGCGACGTCTTGCGCCAAGAGCGGGAGGCGCAGGACCGCCTGGTGCTGGAGACCGCCCGCTTCACGGCCTTTGCGCCCTTCGCCTCGGCCTTTCCCTTCCAGGTAGCCGTCGCTCCCCGCGCCCACGCCCACGACTTCACCGACGTCGGGGACGAAGACCTCTTGCAGCTCGCCAGCGCGCTGCGCGACGTGCTGGGGCGTCTCAAGACGGTGCTCGAAGATCCCCCATACAACCTGGCGCTGCACACCGCGCCCCCGGCGCACCCGCGCCCCGGGCGCACCGGGCTGTGGGACAGCCTGAGACAAGATTGGCACTGGTACCTGGAGATCGCGCCCCGGCTGACCCGCATCGCGGGCTTCGAGTGGAGCACCGGGTTCCACATCAACCCCGTCACCCCCGAGGAAGCCGCCCGTTACCTGCGCGAGCGCGCCGGCTAG
- a CDS encoding glycoside hydrolase family 57 protein: MGARVAFLWHMHQPYYRNPVGGEYRMPWTFLHAAKDYYDMLALAVEAGARVTFNLVPSLLDQLEDYADPGIRDTFLEPLRAPPGALTPEARADLVPRLFFAHLENQIRPLPRFLELHEVRGGSRELSDRELLDLEVLFLLAWTGEVVRAEEPEVRRLLDKGRAFSQEDKGALLGVLHRLAGRTVTAYREAQDRGLVEVSTTPYYHPILPLLLDGESARVALPHATLPVIQRGFGDDAARQVRDARARYRELFGRAPAGFWPSEGSVSAETLALLADEGVGWAASDEDVLAASLGVALSGDGRAALYRPHGFRSPAGNEISVFFRDKALADLIGFTYAAWDPDVAVADFLGRLAGLARGPARGGTISVILDGENAWEFYSRNGAPFLRGLYRAVMAHPELSFATFSECRDGGRPLPRVHAGSWIYGSFSTWVGHPEKNRAWELLERTRCRLADEEHRLAAEARELAWREIRIAEGSDWFWWLGDDHYTPLAGEFDGLFRLHLINVCRLAGLEPPPELHAPIKGGVHHGLLEPPVGPLKPRLDGRVSSYFEWLPAGVFDLGYDAGAMHRADRRLRRLRFGSGGGFLHLCAQGEGSLEDLRGQGLHLEVEVLGRRRLCLRFPVDGGEPSAVEGDPSGASLAWGEVAEVSLPLESAGFEPPGLLYVGLRLGRDGEVLEKAPLYHLAQLPIPGDHDLESWSA, translated from the coding sequence GTGGGGGCCCGGGTCGCGTTTCTCTGGCACATGCACCAGCCCTACTACCGCAACCCGGTGGGGGGCGAGTACCGGATGCCGTGGACCTTCCTCCACGCCGCCAAGGACTACTACGACATGCTCGCCCTGGCCGTGGAGGCCGGCGCCCGGGTGACCTTCAACCTGGTGCCGAGCCTCCTGGACCAGCTGGAGGACTACGCCGATCCCGGCATCCGCGACACCTTCCTGGAGCCCCTTCGCGCCCCGCCCGGCGCTCTGACCCCGGAGGCCCGGGCGGATCTCGTCCCGCGGCTCTTCTTCGCCCACCTGGAGAACCAGATCCGTCCCCTGCCCCGGTTCCTCGAGCTCCACGAGGTGCGCGGGGGGAGCCGGGAGCTCTCCGACCGGGAGCTGCTCGATCTGGAGGTCCTCTTCCTCCTGGCCTGGACCGGGGAGGTGGTGCGGGCGGAGGAGCCGGAGGTCCGCCGCTTGCTGGACAAGGGCAGGGCCTTCAGCCAGGAGGACAAGGGAGCGCTCCTCGGGGTGCTCCACCGCCTGGCGGGCCGCACGGTGACCGCGTATCGGGAGGCCCAGGACCGGGGCCTGGTCGAGGTTTCCACAACCCCCTACTATCACCCGATCCTCCCGCTCCTCCTCGACGGCGAGAGCGCCCGGGTCGCCCTGCCCCACGCGACGCTCCCGGTCATCCAGCGGGGCTTCGGGGACGACGCCGCCCGCCAGGTGCGGGACGCGCGCGCGCGGTACCGGGAGCTCTTCGGCCGCGCGCCGGCGGGGTTCTGGCCCTCCGAGGGCTCGGTGAGCGCCGAGACCCTGGCGCTCCTGGCCGACGAGGGCGTGGGCTGGGCCGCGAGCGACGAGGACGTGCTCGCCGCCAGTCTCGGGGTGGCCCTGTCCGGCGATGGGAGGGCGGCTCTGTACCGCCCCCACGGGTTCCGGTCCCCGGCGGGAAACGAGATCTCGGTCTTCTTCCGGGACAAGGCGCTCGCGGACCTCATCGGGTTTACCTACGCCGCGTGGGACCCGGACGTCGCCGTGGCGGACTTCCTGGGACGCCTCGCGGGGCTTGCCCGGGGCCCCGCGAGGGGCGGCACCATCTCGGTCATCCTCGACGGGGAGAACGCCTGGGAGTTCTACTCCCGCAACGGGGCCCCCTTCCTGCGCGGTCTCTATCGTGCCGTCATGGCCCACCCGGAGCTCTCGTTTGCTACCTTCTCGGAGTGCCGGGACGGCGGCCGGCCCCTGCCCCGGGTTCACGCCGGCTCGTGGATCTACGGCTCCTTCTCCACGTGGGTCGGGCACCCCGAGAAGAACCGTGCCTGGGAGCTCCTGGAGCGGACCCGGTGCCGGCTCGCGGACGAGGAGCACCGGCTGGCCGCGGAAGCCCGGGAGCTCGCGTGGCGCGAGATCCGCATCGCCGAGGGAAGCGACTGGTTCTGGTGGCTCGGGGACGACCACTATACCCCGCTCGCGGGGGAGTTCGACGGGCTCTTCCGCCTGCACCTCATCAACGTCTGCCGCCTGGCGGGGCTGGAGCCTCCCCCGGAGCTCCACGCGCCCATCAAGGGCGGCGTGCACCACGGGCTGCTCGAACCGCCGGTGGGGCCGCTCAAGCCGCGCCTGGACGGGCGGGTCAGCTCCTACTTCGAGTGGCTGCCGGCGGGGGTCTTCGACCTGGGGTACGATGCCGGGGCCATGCACCGGGCCGATCGCCGGCTCCGGCGCCTGCGGTTCGGGTCCGGCGGCGGCTTCCTGCACCTGTGCGCCCAGGGGGAGGGGAGCCTCGAGGACCTGCGGGGGCAGGGGCTGCACCTGGAAGTGGAGGTGCTGGGCCGGCGGCGGCTCTGCCTGCGGTTCCCCGTGGACGGCGGCGAGCCCTCGGCGGTGGAGGGCGACCCCTCGGGGGCCTCCCTGGCCTGGGGGGAGGTGGCGGAGGTCTCCCTGCCCCTGGAGTCCGCGGGCTTCGAGCCCCCGGGCCTCCTCTACGTGGGCCTTCGCCTGGGAAGAGACGGCGAGGTCCTGGAGAAGGCCCCCCTGTACCACCTGGCCCAGCTCCCCATCCCGGGCGACCACGACCTAGAGAGCTGGTCTGCGTAG